AGATCGTCCGCACGGCCATGGACCTTTTCGCCCGCAAGGGGTTCGACGGGACGACCACCAAGGAGATCGCCCAGGCTTCAGGGGTGACCGAGGCCATTATCTTTCG
The sequence above is a segment of the Blastocatellia bacterium genome. Coding sequences within it:
- a CDS encoding helix-turn-helix domain-containing protein — encoded protein: MKAGATLARRTKGRVRLSAADRRLQIVRTAMDLFARKGFDGTTTKEIAQASGVTEAIIFR